In Agromyces archimandritae, one genomic interval encodes:
- the obgE gene encoding GTPase ObgE: MVSFVDEVTLHLRAGHGGDGCVSVRREKFKPLAGPDGGNGGSGGDIVLVADPQVTTLLAYHRRPHRSSQNGSPGMGDNRAGASGEVLELAVPVGTVVKDAAGAELADLEAPGMRFVVADGGQGGLGNAALASPKRKAPGFALLGTPGYEGDVVLELKTLADVALVGFPSAGKSSLIAAMSAAKPKIADYPFTTLHPNLGVVQAGEHRFTVADVPGLIEGASEGKGLGLEFLRHVERCEALLHVIDCATLEPGRDPLSDFETIRAELAAYPVPEGQTPLLERPQLVALNKIDVPEARELADFVRPEFEAMDLPVFEISTVSRTGLRELGFALGEVVDAARAAKADAPEPPRIVLRPRAVDAADFVVKVEGGSAGPVYRVIGTKPERWVAQTDFANDEAVGYLADRLARLGVEDELVRAGATPGSTVVIGAGAGVVFDWEPTLTSAAELVTAPRGTDARLDENRRATRAERRSEYHERMDAKAEARAELDREREAGIWRDDDEEER; encoded by the coding sequence ATGGTCAGCTTCGTCGATGAGGTGACCCTGCACCTCCGCGCAGGCCACGGCGGTGACGGCTGCGTCTCGGTGCGCCGCGAGAAGTTCAAGCCGCTGGCCGGCCCCGACGGCGGCAACGGCGGCTCGGGCGGCGACATCGTGCTCGTCGCCGACCCGCAGGTGACGACGTTGCTCGCCTACCATCGGCGTCCGCACCGCTCGTCGCAGAACGGTTCGCCCGGCATGGGCGACAACCGTGCCGGCGCATCGGGCGAGGTCCTCGAACTCGCCGTCCCGGTCGGCACGGTGGTGAAGGACGCCGCCGGCGCCGAGCTGGCCGACCTCGAAGCGCCCGGCATGCGCTTCGTCGTCGCCGACGGCGGGCAGGGCGGCCTCGGCAACGCGGCGTTGGCGTCCCCGAAACGCAAGGCGCCCGGCTTCGCACTGCTGGGTACGCCGGGCTACGAGGGCGATGTGGTCCTCGAGCTGAAGACCCTCGCCGATGTCGCCCTCGTCGGCTTCCCCTCCGCCGGCAAGTCGAGCCTCATCGCGGCCATGTCGGCCGCGAAACCGAAGATCGCCGACTATCCGTTCACGACGCTGCATCCGAACCTCGGCGTCGTGCAGGCCGGCGAGCACCGTTTCACGGTCGCCGATGTCCCCGGCCTCATCGAGGGGGCGAGCGAGGGCAAGGGCCTCGGCCTCGAGTTCCTCCGCCACGTCGAACGGTGCGAGGCGCTGTTGCACGTCATCGACTGCGCGACCCTCGAGCCGGGCCGCGATCCGCTGAGCGACTTCGAGACGATCCGCGCCGAACTCGCCGCCTATCCCGTTCCCGAGGGGCAGACGCCGCTGCTCGAGCGCCCGCAGCTCGTCGCGCTGAACAAGATCGACGTGCCCGAGGCGCGAGAGCTGGCCGATTTCGTCCGCCCCGAGTTCGAGGCGATGGACCTGCCCGTCTTCGAGATCTCGACGGTGAGCCGCACCGGTCTGCGCGAGCTCGGGTTCGCCCTGGGCGAAGTGGTGGATGCCGCACGAGCCGCGAAGGCCGATGCGCCCGAACCGCCGCGCATCGTGCTCAGGCCCCGCGCCGTCGACGCCGCAGATTTCGTCGTGAAGGTCGAGGGCGGCAGCGCCGGCCCCGTCTACCGGGTGATCGGCACGAAGCCGGAGCGCTGGGTGGCCCAGACCGACTTCGCCAACGACGAGGCCGTCGGCTACCTCGCCGACCGTCTGGCGCGCCTCGGCGTGGAGGACGAGCTCGTGCGCGCCGGTGCGACGCCCGGTTCGACCGTCGTGATCGGCGCCGGTGCCGGGGTCGTCTTCGACTGGGAGCCGACGCTCACCTCCGCCGCCGAGCTCGTGACCGCCCCGCGCGGCACGGATGCGCGTCTGGACGAGAACCGGCGGGCGACCCGTGCCGAGCGTCGCAGCGAGTACCACGAGCGCATGGATGCGAAGGCCGAGGCCCGCGCAGAACTCGACCGCGAGCGCGAAGCCGGTATCTGGCGTGACGACGACGAGGAGGAGCGTTGA
- the proB gene encoding glutamate 5-kinase, whose translation MSDRLERGAVAAARRIVVKVGSSSISGDNAGQIGPLVDALADAHARGVEVVLVSSGAIATGMPFLSLDARPDDLATQQAAASVGQNILIFRYQDALRRFGIVAGQVLLTAGDLEHETARSNAQRAMDRLLSLRILPIVNENDTVATHEIRFGDNDRLAALVAQLVGADLLVLLSDVDALYTRDPRLPGAEPIDVVPFGDALDGVEIGSTGRSGVGTGGAETKVSAARIAAEAGVGVLITATGKVGRALAAGDVGTWFEPGERPVSTMTGGIPVI comes from the coding sequence TTGAGCGATCGGCTCGAGCGGGGGGCGGTCGCAGCTGCTCGACGCATCGTCGTGAAGGTCGGATCCTCCTCGATCAGCGGCGACAACGCGGGCCAGATCGGGCCGCTCGTCGACGCCCTGGCCGACGCGCACGCGCGCGGCGTCGAAGTCGTCCTCGTCTCGAGCGGAGCGATCGCCACCGGGATGCCGTTCCTCTCGCTCGATGCGCGACCGGATGACCTCGCCACCCAGCAGGCTGCGGCATCCGTCGGCCAGAACATCCTCATCTTCCGCTATCAGGACGCGCTGCGCCGCTTCGGGATCGTCGCCGGCCAGGTGCTGCTGACCGCGGGCGACCTCGAGCACGAAACCGCGCGCAGCAATGCCCAGCGGGCGATGGATCGGCTGCTGTCGCTCAGGATCCTGCCGATCGTGAACGAGAACGACACGGTCGCCACGCACGAGATCCGCTTCGGCGACAACGACCGGCTCGCAGCCCTCGTCGCCCAGCTCGTCGGAGCGGACCTGCTGGTGCTGCTGTCGGACGTGGATGCGCTGTACACCCGCGACCCGCGGCTGCCGGGTGCCGAGCCCATCGACGTCGTGCCGTTCGGCGATGCCCTCGACGGCGTCGAGATCGGCAGCACGGGCCGGTCCGGCGTCGGCACGGGCGGGGCGGAGACCAAGGTGTCGGCGGCGCGCATCGCCGCCGAAGCGGGCGTCGGAGTGCTCATCACGGCGACCGGGAAGGTCGGCCGGGCATTGGCGGCCGGCGACGTCGGCACCTGGTTCGAACCCGGCGAACGGCCGGTGTCGACGATGACG